The nucleotide sequence TTTATGTATATATTTGAAGTAATGGCAAATTCAAAACTTTATAAAGGAAGTCTGAACACCATTATTTTAAAACTGTTGGAAGAACAGGGAAAAATGTATGGTTATGAAATTACCCAAAAAGTGAAGGCCCTTACCAAGGGCGAACTTCACATAACCGAAGGGGCGCTTTACCCGGCGCTTCACAAGCTTGAGGCGGAAGGCCTGCTCGATGTTGAAGTGGCCAAGGTCGACAACCGTTTGCGCAAATATTATAAACTGACCGAAGCAGGAGAAAAGGAAACCGTAAACCGTTTGGCCGAACTGGAGGAGTTTATCCGTAGTATGCAGCAATTAGTGAATCCGAATTGGAGCATTGATTGATGCTTTAAATTCAAAACATAATAAGCGATGCTTCGTCTGTTTACGAAAGCAAATTATACAATAATTGAGTGTTATGGTAGGCCTGACCCAAAATCAAATACAAGAACTCTATAAGTTTACCCGGATACATTTTGTAGAGCACTACGATCTGCAGACCGAATTGGTCGACCACTTGGCCAATGGTATAGAAGAGCAGTGGAAACGTCACCCGAAACTCAGTTTTAACGAGGCCTGTTGTTTAGAATTTAAAAAGTTTGGGGTCGCCGGTTTTCAAGATGTCATAGATAAAAAGGGCCAAGCCATACGAAAAAAATACCGCCATATCCTATGGGGGTTTTATAAAGAGTTCTTCAGATGGCCTAAAATAGGACTCATATTTGGTTTGGTCTTGTTCATAACGACCTTACTTCTTTTTATTCCGCTTGTGTTTCGGTATAACGCGGTAATAGCGATTTTTTTTCTAATAGTTCTGACCGTCTTTTACTCGGCTTTCAAAAGCAGAAGGGATAATGAATTGGAAGCGAAAAAATATGGTAAAAAATGGATGCTTAAAGACGTAATCTATTCCTATGGAAATTTAATCCATATGATAAACCTTCTACCCCTAACCCTTAATATGGGTTATATAAGAGATAGGGTTCCCATGGATAATTTTTGGGTGCTAATGGCTTTTGCCCTAGGCATTGTTCTTACCCTTATTCTTTCTTATGTTACCATTTTCGTTATTCCATCAAAGGCTGATGAATTGCTAGGGAAGACTTATCCTGAATATAAATTATTGTAATGGCTTGTAACAAACCCTATCGCTTTAAATACTAACTTACCGAACAGGTAACCCCTTTCTTATGTTTAAAAGTTTCAGTTGGCTGCAGTGGAAATCCTTCTTTAGGTCTTCATCTTTAGGCAAAAGCCTTGGGGTGAAAATAATGATGGGCTTTTTCGCGCTGTACTTTTTGGGTATGTTGTCCGTCTTGGGGTCCACATTGTTCTTTGCTTTAGAAAAGATCTTTCCCGATACGGATCCGCTTGCCATCTTAAGCCAATATCTAGTGTATTGGGTACTCGCCGAACTGTTTCTACGGTATTTTATGCAAAAGCTTCCGGTTATGGATATCAAGCCGTTTCTGGTCATTCCTATAAAAAAAAGCAGTATTGCACATTACATTCTAGGCCGTTCGGCGGTTTCTTTCTATAATTTTTTAGCCCTGTTTTTCTTTGTGCCCTTTGGGGTGGTCCTTCTTATAAAAGGCTATGCCCTTCTGAACGTTTCGTTTTGGATGCTGGGGATTATAGGAATCGTGTTGAGTGTCAACTACATCAATTTTATCATAAATAAGAGTGATAAGGCTTTGATCGTGGTCGGCACGCTTTTGTTGGCTTGCTACGGTTTGGATTATTTTCAACTCCTCCCCATAAGGGCCTATGGCGGAGGATTATTTTACGCCCTTTATGAAAATCCGTTTTATGCCATGCTTCCCTTGGGTCTTGCGGCATTGTCCTATTTTATCAATTATTCCTATCTAAGGAAACGCATTTTTTTAGATGTCTCCCTAAAAAAGGAAATGGCAGAGGCAAGTTCTTCGGAGTTGGCATGGACCCGCCGTTTCGGAGCCATAGCGCCCTTTTTGCAGTTGGACCTAAAACTCATTTGGCGAAACAAGCGGACGAGGTCACAGGTCTTTGTGTCATTGGGAATGGCCTTTTACGGATTGGTCTTCTATACTATGGAAGACTTTGGTATGCAGTCTGGAATGTTGGTTTTTGTCGGCATTTTTATGACCGGGGTGTTTTTAATGAACTTCGGGCAGTTTATTCCGGCTTGGGACAGCGCTTATTACAGTATGATGATGTCGCAGAACATTCCCCTAAGAAAATACCTGGA is from Zobellia galactanivorans and encodes:
- a CDS encoding PadR family transcriptional regulator; protein product: MANSKLYKGSLNTIILKLLEEQGKMYGYEITQKVKALTKGELHITEGALYPALHKLEAEGLLDVEVAKVDNRLRKYYKLTEAGEKETVNRLAELEEFIRSMQQLVNPNWSID
- a CDS encoding DUF5687 family protein; its protein translation is MFKSFSWLQWKSFFRSSSLGKSLGVKIMMGFFALYFLGMLSVLGSTLFFALEKIFPDTDPLAILSQYLVYWVLAELFLRYFMQKLPVMDIKPFLVIPIKKSSIAHYILGRSAVSFYNFLALFFFVPFGVVLLIKGYALLNVSFWMLGIIGIVLSVNYINFIINKSDKALIVVGTLLLACYGLDYFQLLPIRAYGGGLFYALYENPFYAMLPLGLAALSYFINYSYLRKRIFLDVSLKKEMAEASSSELAWTRRFGAIAPFLQLDLKLIWRNKRTRSQVFVSLGMAFYGLVFYTMEDFGMQSGMLVFVGIFMTGVFLMNFGQFIPAWDSAYYSMMMSQNIPLRKYLESKAALISVSIGIMFLLSIPYVYFGWDSLAINLSCALYNLGVNVPVILFFGSMNKKRIDLTKSALSNMQGTSATQFLVALPLFGMPMAIYGLLSFFVSFEAAIIALCLLGIIGFSLRNILLDQITRAYRKKKYVMIAGFKERNS